A stretch of bacterium DNA encodes these proteins:
- a CDS encoding metal ABC transporter permease — translation MDFLQHTFMQRALIEAVLVGGICAVIGVYVVLNGLSFIGAGISHSTFAGVGIGLLLGIEPVMTALIFAVLVALSIGAVSEKSRLRHDTAVGIFFAATMALGVLLIGLMRDRYVDVLGYLFGNILALTSADLWMSSIMALITGGAVFALYKEFLALSFDAEVAAVMGLPVRRLHYLLLVLIAVTVVLSVKSVGVVLVSALIVTPAAAAWQLTVSFRRMMLLSLLFGVTSSVAGLLLSWYVDIPSGAGIVLTATLVFFLAWGFSPRRRGAGRNTAASSLSR, via the coding sequence ATGGATTTCCTCCAACATACCTTCATGCAGCGCGCGCTGATCGAGGCGGTTCTCGTCGGCGGCATCTGTGCCGTGATCGGCGTGTACGTGGTACTCAACGGACTATCCTTCATCGGCGCCGGGATTTCCCATTCCACTTTCGCCGGTGTGGGAATCGGACTGCTTCTCGGCATCGAACCGGTGATGACCGCACTCATCTTCGCCGTCCTCGTGGCGCTCAGCATCGGCGCGGTCAGTGAGAAGAGCAGGCTGCGCCATGATACGGCTGTAGGGATTTTCTTCGCCGCGACCATGGCGCTCGGGGTGCTGCTGATTGGATTGATGCGCGATCGCTATGTGGATGTGCTGGGCTACCTGTTCGGCAACATCCTCGCGCTGACGTCGGCGGATCTCTGGATGAGTTCCATCATGGCGCTCATCACCGGCGGAGCCGTGTTCGCGTTGTACAAGGAATTTCTCGCGCTGAGTTTCGATGCAGAAGTTGCTGCGGTAATGGGACTCCCCGTCCGGCGCCTGCATTACCTGCTGCTGGTGCTCATCGCGGTTACCGTTGTGCTGAGTGTGAAATCGGTGGGTGTGGTTCTTGTCTCCGCCCTCATCGTCACCCCCGCGGCAGCTGCCTGGCAGCTCACCGTGAGCTTCCGCCGCATGATGCTGCTTTCCCTTCTTTTCGGCGTGACTTCCTCCGTCGCCGGACTCCTCCTTTCCTGGTACGTGGATATTCCCTCCGGCGCGGGCATCGTGCTCACCGCAACCCTTGTCTTTTTCCTCGCATGGGGATTTTCGCCCCGCCGCCGGGGCGCGGGACGCAACACTGCCGCTTCCTCCCTCTCCCGCTGA
- a CDS encoding lysophospholipid acyltransferase family protein encodes MISFQQTDNRFRLEMQDESLFKQALYRSVQPALERALSLHRLSAIAEASEVLDDVDSAEDRILRVLDVACEAQQEQLDRIPAEGPLIVVANHPFGGIEGLMLASLLKQRRPDVRIMANFILGQIRQLRDLFILVDPFGKEESTRANLAAMKETLRWLDQGGVLGVFPAGTVSHMTLRNRRVTDPEWHKSIGQLAQRSGAAVLPVFFEGQNGPLFQALGLLHPMLRTARLPHEFVNKKGLRSRAHIGNVISPERLASFKNAKDATAYLRIRTELQNPGNPEVAQAAKTVNLRPIAPPVPTAAIVDEIHALPSEALLVSHGEYEVYVAGAPAIPSVMKEIGRLREITFRANHEGTGKALDLDDFDPHYLHLFLWDSSARRIAAAYRLGQQHILMQFLHKHNMDDRARLVQPRTPPAQVPMTIDPATMSTVVREMKDLSSLIADIEADQKDIPILLKQYLKLGGQLLGFNVDPDFSDVLDGLILVDLTRTDPRVLERYMGKEGTASFLAYHRKHSKPALF; translated from the coding sequence ATGATATCCTTCCAGCAGACCGACAACCGTTTCCGCCTTGAGATGCAGGACGAGAGTTTATTCAAGCAGGCGCTGTATCGCAGTGTGCAGCCGGCGCTGGAGCGGGCGCTGTCGCTGCACAGGCTGAGCGCGATTGCGGAGGCGTCGGAGGTGCTCGATGATGTGGACAGTGCGGAAGATCGCATCCTGCGTGTGCTGGATGTGGCCTGCGAGGCGCAGCAGGAGCAGCTGGATCGGATTCCGGCTGAGGGACCCCTGATCGTAGTGGCGAATCACCCGTTCGGGGGAATTGAAGGACTCATGCTCGCTTCCCTGCTCAAACAGCGTCGCCCGGACGTCCGCATCATGGCGAATTTCATCCTGGGACAGATACGGCAGCTGCGGGATCTCTTTATACTGGTCGATCCTTTCGGGAAAGAGGAATCCACCCGCGCCAACCTGGCGGCGATGAAGGAAACGCTGCGCTGGTTGGATCAGGGCGGCGTACTTGGCGTGTTTCCAGCAGGGACGGTCTCGCACATGACGCTGCGCAACCGGCGCGTGACTGATCCGGAGTGGCACAAGAGTATAGGACAGCTGGCGCAGCGTAGTGGCGCGGCGGTGCTGCCGGTGTTTTTCGAGGGACAGAATGGACCACTGTTCCAGGCGCTTGGACTCCTTCACCCCATGCTGCGCACGGCGCGGCTGCCGCATGAGTTCGTGAACAAAAAGGGACTCCGCAGCCGAGCGCATATCGGCAATGTGATTTCCCCGGAGCGGCTGGCCAGTTTCAAGAATGCAAAGGACGCCACCGCATACCTGCGCATACGCACCGAATTGCAGAATCCAGGGAATCCCGAAGTCGCGCAGGCAGCGAAAACCGTGAACCTGCGTCCCATCGCCCCGCCCGTCCCCACCGCCGCGATTGTCGACGAAATCCACGCCCTTCCGTCCGAAGCGCTGCTTGTCAGTCATGGGGAATACGAAGTGTATGTCGCCGGTGCGCCTGCAATTCCCTCAGTCATGAAGGAAATCGGCCGCCTGCGGGAAATCACCTTTCGCGCAAATCATGAAGGAACGGGAAAAGCACTCGATCTCGACGATTTCGATCCGCATTACCTGCACCTGTTCCTGTGGGACAGCAGTGCGCGGCGCATCGCGGCGGCTTACAGACTGGGACAGCAGCACATCCTTATGCAGTTTCTGCATAAACACAATATGGATGATCGGGCACGTCTCGTGCAGCCGCGTACTCCCCCCGCACAGGTGCCGATGACCATCGATCCCGCCACCATGTCCACCGTCGTACGCGAGATGAAAGACCTCTCCTCCCTCATCGCCGACATCGAAGCCGATCAGAAAGACATCCCCATCCTGCTCAAGCAGTATCTCAAACTCGGCGGACAGCTGCTGGGCTTCAACGTGGATCCGGATTTCTCAGACGTGCTTGACGGACTCATCCTCGTCGACCTCACACGCACCGACCCCCGCGTCCTCGAGCGCTACATGGGCAAGGAAGGCACAGCCTCCTTCCTCGCATACCACCGCAAACACTCAAAGCCCGCGCTGTTCTGA
- a CDS encoding ABC transporter ATP-binding protein, with the protein MIRALDLTKRFDTFTAVDHLTLTVEPGEILGFLGPNGAGKSTTVKMLTGMLQPTQGTAEIAGFDIMKDPMQVKQRIGYIPESGAMYESLTPAEYLDFVASLYHLDPELAESRFNDLLDVFGILDVRDQRMTEMSKGMKQKVLISSALIHRPDVLFLDEPLNGLDANAAMVVKELLRKLAAQGKTIFFCSHILEVVERICTRIVIIDSGQQIISGTAESITRDTDSATLEDAFSRITGIRDAGELSNDFLAALERV; encoded by the coding sequence ATGATCCGTGCGCTCGATCTGACGAAACGTTTCGATACGTTTACCGCCGTCGATCATCTGACACTTACCGTGGAGCCGGGGGAAATCCTCGGCTTTCTCGGTCCCAACGGGGCCGGGAAAAGTACCACGGTCAAGATGCTGACCGGCATGCTGCAGCCCACGCAGGGCACGGCGGAAATCGCGGGCTTTGATATCATGAAAGACCCGATGCAGGTCAAGCAGCGCATCGGCTACATTCCCGAAAGCGGGGCGATGTATGAAAGTCTCACTCCCGCTGAATACCTCGACTTCGTCGCAAGTCTCTACCATCTCGATCCCGAGCTGGCAGAATCCCGTTTCAATGATCTTCTCGATGTCTTCGGCATCCTCGATGTGCGCGATCAGCGCATGACCGAGATGTCGAAAGGCATGAAGCAGAAAGTGCTGATCTCTTCGGCACTGATTCATCGTCCCGATGTGCTCTTCCTCGATGAGCCGCTGAACGGACTCGATGCCAATGCCGCGATGGTGGTCAAGGAACTGCTGCGTAAACTCGCGGCGCAGGGAAAGACCATTTTCTTCTGTTCCCATATTCTCGAAGTGGTTGAACGCATCTGCACACGCATCGTCATCATCGACAGCGGACAGCAGATTATTTCCGGTACCGCAGAAAGCATCACCCGCGATACCGACAGCGCGACACTGGAGGACGCATTCTCCCGCATCACCGGTATTCGTGATGCCGGCGAACTGAGCAACGATTTCCTCGCCGCGCTGGAGCGCGTGTGA
- a CDS encoding T9SS type A sorting domain-containing protein: MSKSRRTRIPFRSAIAIALACLSFSTPAFGQLQKTTDNPDWAIRIFDQVVHKEHPGFARWFCKLGDINRDGFGDFAVATAYDTTFIFLGGDPLHHEPYDTLYGGGPGIATADFNHDGLLDLVTALDFINDVEDPAHRGLLRIYIQKSTIPYFGPEPEYLLQGDSLQLLGSTSYHPVNNDYRAAIQVLDYNGDQKDDLLVLRRNWDTVGFRFEPVIFLGDPPFSDEPDIVINLVKYGNSTNIPIDVLVGDFNGDGFDDVMFAGEARNPDKLIIWELYLGNAEGRADAPDRILDGDDGWSPSPTLPSAVFDVNNDGYDDIVDSNGHRIYGDALVFHGQQDLPQVFEPTDSIPNFDPRDQHILGPKVVYPVGDMDGNGMKDLLIGWNTYYYNKGTLYHMYPMHPWGLDKVPKGYQGTTPEADHVLARAYDAGDVNGDGYDDFATIGGGYETGTRLDHRFQINLGSPMLATGIPSQSTAIPLTATVYPNPLATGSENLHVRITSKIGESISLYAFDVLGRLVHAEQLTSDATETLVALTAAQWQPGVYHLVIATSLGSMYRSFTVL; the protein is encoded by the coding sequence GTGAGCAAATCAAGGAGAACTCGGATTCCATTCAGGTCGGCAATCGCAATCGCGCTTGCCTGCCTGTCCTTCAGCACTCCCGCATTCGGTCAGCTGCAGAAAACGACGGACAATCCTGACTGGGCGATTAGGATATTTGACCAGGTGGTACACAAGGAGCATCCGGGATTTGCGCGGTGGTTCTGCAAGCTGGGGGACATCAACCGCGATGGATTCGGTGACTTTGCCGTTGCCACGGCCTACGACACGACGTTCATCTTCCTGGGTGGCGATCCCCTCCACCATGAGCCCTATGACACGCTGTACGGTGGCGGCCCTGGGATTGCCACAGCCGATTTCAATCACGACGGTTTGCTCGATCTCGTGACGGCGTTGGATTTTATCAACGACGTCGAAGATCCAGCACATAGAGGTTTACTGCGTATCTATATACAGAAGTCTACGATTCCCTACTTTGGTCCCGAGCCGGAGTACCTTTTGCAAGGCGATTCATTGCAGTTGCTGGGATCTACCTCGTACCATCCGGTGAATAACGATTATCGTGCCGCAATTCAAGTGCTCGATTACAACGGGGATCAGAAGGATGATCTCCTCGTGCTTCGCCGAAATTGGGACACTGTTGGATTTCGTTTCGAGCCCGTCATATTTCTCGGCGACCCGCCGTTTTCGGATGAACCGGACATCGTGATCAACCTGGTCAAGTATGGGAATAGCACGAATATACCCATTGATGTGCTTGTTGGAGATTTCAACGGTGATGGTTTTGATGATGTGATGTTCGCCGGTGAGGCAAGGAACCCTGATAAACTAATAATATGGGAATTGTATCTTGGAAATGCTGAGGGCCGCGCGGACGCTCCAGACAGGATACTGGACGGGGACGACGGGTGGAGCCCCAGTCCCACGTTACCAAGTGCCGTATTTGATGTCAATAATGACGGATACGATGATATAGTTGATTCTAATGGACATCGCATTTACGGGGATGCTCTCGTCTTTCATGGACAGCAGGATTTACCTCAGGTGTTCGAGCCGACCGATTCCATACCGAATTTCGATCCACGGGATCAGCACATCCTCGGGCCGAAGGTCGTCTATCCTGTAGGAGATATGGATGGAAATGGCATGAAAGATCTGCTGATAGGTTGGAATACCTACTACTACAACAAAGGCACACTATACCACATGTACCCGATGCACCCGTGGGGATTGGACAAAGTACCAAAAGGCTACCAGGGTACAACGCCAGAAGCGGATCATGTGCTGGCCCGGGCATACGATGCGGGTGATGTGAATGGTGATGGATATGACGATTTCGCAACGATCGGCGGTGGCTACGAAACAGGGACACGGTTGGATCACAGATTCCAGATCAACCTCGGGTCGCCCATGCTCGCCACGGGAATTCCATCCCAATCCACCGCGATCCCTCTGACCGCCACAGTCTATCCCAATCCATTGGCCACGGGAAGCGAAAATCTCCATGTGCGCATCACCTCGAAAATCGGGGAATCCATCTCTCTCTACGCCTTCGACGTACTTGGACGCCTGGTGCACGCCGAGCAACTGACCTCTGACGCAACCGAGACCCTCGTTGCACTCACCGCCGCCCAATGGCAGCCTGGTGTATATCACCTCGTGATTGCAACATCACTCGGAAGCATGTACAGGTCATTCACTGTGTTGTGA
- a CDS encoding metal ABC transporter ATP-binding protein produces the protein MSTSSAISFRGVSVRYDHLPALENVSVEIPEGSFWGIIGPNGSGKSTFVKTALGLLTPYEGEVRTLGHTPAALGALRARIGYVPQYAELDFSFPLQVIDVVAMGLYGEIGLFRRLKREHRQRAMQALERVQMEEFAHRQISALSGGQRQRVLIARALVVDPSLLILDEPTAALDHGAAEGLYDWVNRLHGESGMTIILVTHDIGVVSQYVDSIACLNRTLVAHGLPKDVLSGDSLEEMYGCGAMLFGHGEVPHMVVHTKEQEERRSSEGHNH, from the coding sequence ATGTCCACTTCATCAGCCATATCGTTCCGCGGCGTCTCCGTTCGCTATGACCACCTCCCCGCTCTCGAAAACGTGAGCGTGGAAATTCCCGAGGGCAGCTTCTGGGGCATCATTGGTCCCAACGGCTCGGGGAAAAGCACGTTTGTCAAAACGGCGCTCGGACTCCTCACCCCGTATGAAGGAGAAGTACGCACGCTCGGTCATACGCCAGCCGCACTCGGCGCGCTGCGCGCACGCATCGGCTATGTGCCGCAGTACGCGGAACTGGACTTTTCCTTCCCTCTGCAGGTGATCGACGTAGTGGCCATGGGACTCTACGGTGAAATCGGCCTCTTCCGCCGGCTGAAGCGTGAGCACAGGCAGCGCGCCATGCAGGCGCTCGAGCGCGTGCAAATGGAGGAATTCGCGCACCGGCAGATCAGTGCGCTTTCGGGGGGACAACGGCAGCGCGTGCTCATCGCGCGTGCTCTCGTGGTCGATCCCTCCCTGCTCATTCTCGATGAACCGACGGCTGCGCTGGATCACGGGGCGGCGGAAGGACTTTATGACTGGGTGAACCGCCTGCACGGCGAATCCGGCATGACCATCATTCTCGTCACCCATGACATCGGTGTGGTCAGCCAGTATGTCGACAGTATTGCCTGTCTGAACCGCACGCTTGTTGCGCATGGACTCCCGAAGGATGTGCTCAGTGGTGACAGTCTTGAAGAAATGTACGGCTGCGGCGCAATGCTGTTCGGCCACGGCGAAGTGCCGCACATGGTAGTCCACACGAAAGAACAGGAAGAACGGCGCAGCAGCGAAGGACACAATCACTAG
- a CDS encoding metal ABC transporter substrate-binding protein, with protein MRRYFPNRFPAFILALLLFSACGERQEKDARPLVITSIAPLGDWVRAVGGDDVRVAVLLPRSADPHTFELRPTQLRQAADASLAVFMGAGLEFWSDKLLANADAELRVLTLSEGQHLLQSAHDDDAHGHHHAEGNPHLWLDPVFAKESTGRIADALVSLLPEKAEGIRNRAQAWEDSLTALDASIRETRTRWTRHSFVADHSSWLYFAARYGLEQRGVLEATPGREISAKEMGALIDLMRADDIHAIFTDVRKSTHAVEVLAESTDARVALLDPIGSDASALHYLELMHYNVAEITRVLK; from the coding sequence ATGCGCAGATATTTCCCGAACAGATTTCCCGCTTTCATTCTCGCTCTCCTGCTGTTTTCCGCCTGCGGCGAAAGGCAGGAGAAGGATGCGCGTCCCCTGGTGATCACCAGTATCGCGCCGCTGGGGGACTGGGTTCGCGCCGTCGGTGGTGACGACGTACGCGTGGCGGTGCTGCTTCCCCGCAGTGCCGATCCCCACACGTTTGAACTGCGTCCCACGCAGCTCCGCCAGGCGGCCGATGCCTCCCTGGCTGTGTTCATGGGGGCGGGACTCGAATTCTGGTCCGACAAACTCCTCGCAAACGCCGATGCCGAACTGCGTGTGCTGACGCTATCAGAGGGACAGCACCTGCTGCAGAGCGCACACGATGATGATGCGCACGGACATCATCATGCGGAGGGAAATCCGCATCTCTGGCTGGATCCCGTTTTTGCGAAGGAATCCACCGGCCGCATCGCCGATGCTCTCGTTTCCCTTCTGCCGGAGAAAGCGGAGGGAATCCGCAACCGCGCGCAGGCATGGGAAGATTCCCTTACCGCCCTCGATGCGTCTATCCGCGAAACACGCACACGATGGACGCGGCACAGTTTCGTGGCGGACCACAGTTCGTGGCTGTATTTCGCAGCGCGGTACGGACTCGAGCAGCGCGGCGTGCTTGAAGCCACACCGGGACGCGAAATCAGTGCGAAGGAAATGGGCGCGCTCATCGACCTTATGCGCGCCGATGATATCCACGCCATTTTCACCGACGTGCGAAAATCCACCCATGCCGTAGAAGTACTTGCCGAGTCTACCGACGCGCGCGTTGCCCTTCTCGATCCGATTGGCAGTGATGCGAGTGCACTTCACTATCTCGAACTTATGCACTATAATGTGGCCGAGATAACACGCGTGCTGAAGTAA
- a CDS encoding DUF3078 domain-containing protein — MKTTAIVFILAMLFSAPLLHAQDEKEGPVEGWNNTLVAGLNLTQVSLHNWTQGGENTLAWTFLTNGQFLYYMPDWKWNNTLKITYGKTKLGDDPFQKSEDELFWESVYSHNIGWKIDPYVANQLRTQFDDGYTITKDDQGNEIRTHSSGAFDPLYLIQSAGFTYNMGEAFFTRLGIAFKETFSSTQYGYADDPDTENEIEDFRFQTGIESATGVKVTVMENILYTSQLNLFSAFNQMDVWDVRWDNTLSAKVNDYVNVSLNVLLVHDISQTRRTQVKQALALGLRYTLL, encoded by the coding sequence ATGAAAACCACTGCAATCGTATTTATTCTGGCCATGCTGTTTTCCGCTCCATTGCTGCATGCGCAGGATGAGAAAGAAGGACCTGTCGAAGGCTGGAACAACACGCTTGTCGCGGGTCTGAATCTCACGCAGGTGAGCCTGCACAACTGGACACAGGGCGGCGAGAATACACTGGCCTGGACCTTTCTCACCAACGGACAGTTCCTGTATTACATGCCAGACTGGAAGTGGAACAACACCTTGAAAATCACGTATGGCAAAACAAAACTGGGTGATGACCCTTTTCAGAAATCGGAAGATGAACTGTTCTGGGAAAGTGTCTACTCACATAATATCGGGTGGAAGATCGATCCCTATGTCGCCAATCAACTGCGAACGCAGTTCGATGACGGCTACACCATCACAAAGGATGACCAGGGGAATGAAATCCGTACGCATTCATCCGGCGCCTTCGATCCGCTGTACCTGATACAGTCGGCCGGTTTCACCTACAACATGGGTGAGGCCTTCTTCACGCGCCTCGGTATCGCCTTCAAGGAAACGTTCAGCAGCACGCAGTACGGTTACGCCGATGACCCCGACACCGAGAACGAAATTGAGGACTTCCGTTTCCAGACCGGTATCGAATCCGCCACGGGCGTGAAAGTCACGGTTATGGAAAACATTCTCTACACCTCGCAGCTCAACCTTTTTTCCGCCTTCAATCAGATGGACGTATGGGATGTGCGCTGGGACAACACGCTAAGCGCCAAGGTCAACGACTACGTGAACGTTTCGCTCAACGTGCTGCTCGTACACGATATTTCGCAGACACGCAGGACGCAGGTCAAGCAGGCGCTGGCCCTTGGCCTCCGCTACACGCTGCTCTGA
- a CDS encoding PDZ domain-containing protein yields MRPFIAVLLFTLLSTHIVDAQSTRLLRFPDVHGDRVAFVYAGDIYLASTGGGSARQLTAHEGQELFPKFSPDGKWIAFSAEYSGSRQVYVMPAEGGEPRQLTYYNDVGIMPPRGGFDHQVLGWTPDGSRILFRANRLPWGVRMGRFYTIDFNGGLETPLAIPEGGTGMFSPDGKTMVYTPISREWRTWKRTRGGRAQDIWTFDLENLSAERLTDNVMTDNQPMWIGNTVYFTSVRNFTLNIYAMDLATKSIRQVTRHDDYDVLWPSTGDRKSIVYQCGGWIWQLDLASGESRRLDINVQSDGRQSLPVFKNVSDNISDAAISPSGKRALLAARGDLFTVPVKHGPTRNLTRTQGVREHASSWSPDGTQIAYLSDVTGEYEIWLRAAGSEGAADEALPRQLTTGSSSWLYPPVWSPDGSALAYADQANGLHIIDISSGTVTDVAKGRRRAITHYRWSPDSRWVVYTMAAPSDLMGIWVFNRDNGENTLLSSGFSNDSDPVFSADGRYMLFCSNRDFNLTFSSHEFRYVYDRATRVYAAALTEDAPPFKPIRSDEEKGAGDAADKDASSTGAETSPAPVRIEAAGFPDRITALPGAPGTYFALTAAKDAVYYLQRDGRGPATLMRYDFSKQKAEELLSGITSYELSGDGSTLLYRYGKDWGMLPAQAGQSKESGVLDLSGVEMKIDRKAEWRQIFADGWRLMRDWFYDPNMHGVNWPGMREKYGQLLPFVERRSDLDFILGEMVSELNAGHTYVNAGDEPRVPRVDGGLLGCEFENDGSAFFRIGKIFEGENWHDAFRSPLSEHGTGVKAGDYLIAVNGVEVRTGSNPYRYLENTAGKTVTLTVNDRASKSGARDIMVNPVNSETSLRFLDWITRRRHIVDSASNGRIGYIWIPNTAVEGNRELFRWFYPQANKKALILDDRYNGGGFIPYNMIELLDREPLNYWARRGIEPFSAPDVFHEGPKACLINGYSSSGGDAFPYYFRKRGLGKLIGTRTWGGLIGLSGQPSFVDGGSLSIPSFRFYDTEGNWAIENEGVSPDIEVIDRPDAVAKGHDPSLEKAVEELQRELESNTPERPAPPVPPNEAR; encoded by the coding sequence ATGCGTCCGTTCATTGCCGTCCTTCTGTTCACTCTCCTTTCCACACACATTGTCGATGCGCAGTCCACCCGGCTGCTCCGTTTCCCTGATGTGCACGGCGACCGCGTCGCCTTCGTGTACGCCGGCGACATTTATCTCGCCTCCACCGGCGGAGGCAGCGCGCGGCAGCTCACCGCGCATGAGGGACAGGAGCTGTTTCCCAAATTTTCCCCTGACGGAAAGTGGATTGCGTTTTCGGCAGAGTACAGCGGAAGCCGGCAGGTGTACGTGATGCCCGCGGAAGGCGGCGAACCACGTCAGCTGACGTACTATAATGATGTCGGCATCATGCCGCCGCGCGGCGGCTTCGATCACCAGGTGCTGGGATGGACGCCGGACGGCAGCCGCATTCTCTTCCGCGCCAACCGTCTGCCCTGGGGTGTGCGTATGGGACGTTTTTATACGATAGACTTCAATGGCGGACTCGAGACACCACTCGCCATCCCTGAAGGCGGGACGGGAATGTTTTCGCCTGACGGGAAGACCATGGTATACACGCCGATCTCGCGTGAGTGGCGCACGTGGAAGCGCACCCGCGGGGGACGCGCACAGGATATCTGGACCTTCGATCTCGAGAATCTTTCCGCCGAGCGTCTGACGGACAATGTGATGACCGACAACCAGCCGATGTGGATTGGCAACACGGTGTACTTCACGTCCGTCAGGAATTTCACCCTGAACATCTATGCGATGGATCTGGCGACGAAGAGCATCCGCCAGGTTACGCGCCATGACGACTACGATGTGCTCTGGCCCTCGACCGGCGACCGGAAATCCATTGTCTACCAGTGTGGCGGGTGGATCTGGCAGCTTGATCTCGCAAGCGGTGAAAGCCGCAGGCTGGATATCAACGTGCAGAGTGACGGACGGCAGTCCCTCCCCGTCTTCAAAAACGTGAGTGACAACATTTCCGACGCCGCCATTTCCCCCAGTGGCAAACGCGCCCTGCTCGCGGCGCGCGGTGATCTGTTCACCGTGCCTGTCAAGCATGGTCCGACCCGCAATCTTACACGCACGCAGGGCGTTCGCGAACACGCATCTTCCTGGTCGCCCGACGGCACGCAGATCGCCTACCTGAGCGATGTGACCGGTGAATACGAAATCTGGCTGCGTGCGGCCGGCAGCGAAGGCGCCGCGGATGAAGCGCTGCCACGGCAGCTCACCACGGGAAGCAGCAGCTGGCTGTATCCCCCGGTCTGGTCTCCCGACGGCTCCGCTCTCGCGTACGCCGACCAGGCGAACGGACTGCATATCATCGATATTTCCTCCGGCACCGTGACGGACGTTGCAAAGGGACGGCGTCGCGCGATCACCCATTACCGCTGGTCCCCCGACAGTCGCTGGGTGGTGTATACCATGGCCGCTCCTTCTGATTTGATGGGCATCTGGGTGTTCAACCGCGACAACGGGGAAAACACGCTGCTCAGCTCGGGCTTCTCAAACGATAGTGATCCGGTGTTTTCCGCGGATGGACGCTACATGCTGTTCTGCTCGAACCGCGATTTCAACCTGACCTTCAGCAGTCATGAATTCCGCTACGTCTACGACAGGGCCACACGCGTCTATGCCGCGGCCCTGACCGAGGATGCGCCGCCGTTCAAACCCATCCGCAGTGACGAAGAAAAGGGTGCCGGTGATGCCGCCGACAAAGACGCCTCATCGACAGGCGCGGAAACATCGCCCGCGCCGGTACGCATCGAAGCTGCCGGTTTCCCGGACCGCATCACCGCTCTCCCCGGAGCGCCGGGTACGTACTTTGCTCTGACGGCAGCAAAGGACGCAGTGTATTATCTGCAGCGTGACGGACGGGGTCCTGCAACCCTGATGCGCTACGACTTCAGCAAACAGAAGGCCGAGGAGTTGCTTTCGGGAATTACCTCGTACGAACTTTCCGGCGACGGCTCCACCCTGCTGTACAGATACGGGAAAGACTGGGGCATGCTGCCGGCACAGGCGGGCCAGAGCAAGGAAAGCGGCGTGCTCGACCTGTCGGGTGTGGAAATGAAAATCGATCGGAAGGCGGAATGGAGGCAGATTTTCGCCGACGGCTGGCGGCTGATGCGCGACTGGTTCTACGATCCGAACATGCACGGCGTCAACTGGCCGGGCATGCGCGAAAAATACGGGCAGCTCCTGCCCTTCGTTGAGCGCCGCAGCGATCTGGATTTCATTCTCGGCGAAATGGTGAGTGAACTGAATGCCGGACACACCTATGTGAATGCGGGTGACGAGCCGCGGGTGCCCCGCGTGGATGGTGGACTGCTCGGCTGCGAATTCGAGAACGACGGCAGCGCATTTTTCCGCATCGGCAAAATTTTCGAAGGAGAAAACTGGCATGACGCCTTTCGCTCTCCACTTTCCGAGCACGGCACGGGTGTGAAGGCCGGTGATTATCTGATCGCGGTCAATGGCGTGGAAGTCCGCACCGGCAGCAATCCCTACCGCTACCTCGAAAACACCGCGGGGAAAACCGTGACGCTCACCGTGAACGATCGTGCATCGAAATCCGGGGCACGTGACATCATGGTCAATCCAGTCAACAGTGAAACCTCCCTGCGTTTTCTCGACTGGATCACACGCAGGCGACATATCGTCGACAGCGCCTCCAATGGCCGTATCGGGTATATCTGGATTCCCAATACCGCCGTGGAAGGAAATCGTGAGCTTTTCCGCTGGTTCTATCCCCAGGCGAACAAGAAGGCACTCATTCTCGATGACAGGTATAACGGCGGGGGCTTCATTCCCTACAATATGATTGAGCTGCTCGATCGTGAGCCGCTGAACTACTGGGCCCGGCGCGGCATCGAACCCTTCAGCGCCCCGGACGTGTTTCACGAGGGGCCGAAAGCCTGCCTGATCAACGGCTACAGTTCTTCAGGCGGCGACGCTTTCCCGTACTATTTCCGGAAACGCGGACTCGGCAAACTCATCGGCACACGGACCTGGGGCGGACTGATCGGACTCTCCGGTCAGCCCTCCTTCGTCGACGGCGGATCGCTCAGCATTCCGTCCTTCCGTTTTTACGACACCGAGGGCAACTGGGCCATCGAAAACGAGGGCGTCTCGCCGGATATCGAAGTAATCGATCGTCCCGACGCCGTGGCAAAGGGTCACGATCCCTCGCTGGAAAAGGCCGTCGAAGAACTTCAGCGCGAACTCGAAAGCAATACGCCCGAGCGTCCCGCACCTCCGGTACCGCCGAACGAGGCGCGCTAA